The DNA window GGCGATGATACCCTCATTCTTCAGGTAGCCGATTGAAGCATAGAAGTTTGTCGACTGAGTGGAATTTGAAACAGATACATTGTATTCCTGACGGAGGCTCTTTGTATAAGTCTCATCAAGCCAGTTGTCGGGAGTGATGAAATAGTCCTGTCCGTTGTATGAAACCACATTGCCGGGTGTCGCAAGAGGATTGACCTTTCCGTTACGGCCAATGAAGTATTCATTAGTAGGATACGAGAACGGCTGATAGCCAAGACCGTAGTCAGAGCTGTTGATAAGGTTGGCGTTAGCTGTCTGCCAAGCCTGAGTCGGACTCATGCCACGCTCGTTGGTGAAGTAGTTGTAGAGCGAGCCATAGTAGGTCTCGAAATAGAGGCGTGGATCCTGAATAGTGTTATAGTCCTGTACCGCACGTGAGTTCTGACCCCACTTTGCATCGAGGGTTACGATTGCGTTAGAGCCTGATTTGGCTTTCTTTGTAGTGATAAGAATGACACCGTTTGCACCGCGCGCACCATAGAGGGCGTTTGAAGCGGCATCCTTGAGAATGGTCATCGACTCGATGTCAGAAGTGTTGATATTTGTGATAGAGCCACCGAAGGGAACACCGTCAAGCACAATCAGAGGGTCGTTTCCTGCATTAAGCGAAGAAATACCACGGATGACAATTGACGACGGTCCGCTACCGGGCTGACCTGACTGATTGAATATCTGAGTACCTGCAGCCTTGCCTTGAAGAGCGTTAAGAGCGTTAGTCACCTGCGACTGCTCGATTTCGGCTGCGTCAATGACTGTAGCAGAACCTGTGAATGCCGATTTCTTGGCCGTACCGTAGGCTACGGTGATAACTTCGTCGAGCATGTTTGTTCCGTCGAGGACGATGTTCATTTTCTGTCCGGGAGTGATGTTCACGTCCTTGGTTGTCATGCCGACGTATGACACCTGAAGTTTTTTGACAGTGGCCGGAAGTGTCAGGGTAAAGTTACCGTCGACGTCTGTCGCCGTACCCATCTGAGTACCGACTCCCATTACGGTCGCGCCGATCAGAGGCTCGCCGTCGGCGCTTGTCACCGTACCGTTAACGGTCTGGTTCTGAGCCATTACCGCAAACGTGGTGATGAGGGCCGCAAGTAGTAGAAACAGCTTTTTCATACCTAGTAGTTAAGTAACAGGTGTGAATGATGATTAATTGTGATAGGTGTAACTGGTTTAAGATGAGTGGTTTATATTGGCTGATATGACTGTGTACAGGCTTTTTCACTGACGAATGACGGGGATAAGACGTGTGAATCAAGTGGAAACATGGGGGATGCGGAGCGGAAAGTGGAGCGTCGGGTGTAACTTTCGGAGTGGTATCTTCGTCTTAGAATTATATCGGTGGTATTTTTCGTAAAAGACCGTTTTTTACACATTCAGTTATTGTGGTATAGCAAACCGGAAGTACATACCAATTCATAATCAATAATAAAAACTTTAATTCCAACTGGTGATGACGTTTAAACTTTACATTTGCAAGAAGATGAACAGCCGCGGAAATGTTGAAATATCCCTGCGTTTCCGCCATGGAAAGATTGATCAGCAGTCGTGTACTAATCTTTGGATAAAACCGATTTTTGTCGTGAGGGAAAGTTTTGCCGATGATGGCGGAAATGAATCGTCGGACTATGTGTTGAAATTGCCCGACGATGGTGTGAGGCCAGGCGATGTTGCCGACTACAGGGTGACGGTCGATTCGCTTGCGAGGTTAAAGGCTTACATCGAGGACAGTTTTTGCATGATGCGTCGCCGGACGGTAGAGGCCGGATGGCTTGCGGAAACCATTGAGCGTTTTCATGCCGATGAAATTCCGCGTCTTGAGGAGGAGCGCACGGAAGTCCTTGGGCTTATTGACGCATATATGGAAATCACGTCGGTAATGGATGCGTCAGAGAGCCGGGCGGAGGCTTATGCGCTTATGCGCAGGTCGCTTGCTCGCTACGAAGCCCATCGCCGGATTAAGTTTCCGCGTTTCAGACTGATGTCAGGCAGGATGAACGAGTCGTGTCTGCGGGATATCGAGAAGTTCATGCGAAAGGAACATCTGATGGTGAGGAAATATCCGCAGATTAGCCAAGGAGCCGGACTTGAAGGGAGGACGCGACCCAAAGGGCCCAATACGATAAACGACCGCATGAAACTTCTGAAGGCCGTGATGACATGGGGTGTGAAGACGAGGAGGATTCCCAGCAATCCGTTTGACACTTTCGTGAGCGGGCAGAATGTCTACGGCACACCTGTCTATCTCACCCTCGATGAGCGTAGGAGGGTAGAGCTTCATGATTTTTCCTATGATCCGCGCCTCGCTCTTCAGCGCGACATATTCATATTCCAGTGTTGTGTTGGATGCCGTGTATCGGATCTGATGCTGCTGACCACAGGCAATGTGGTTGACGGAGAACTGAATTATGTTGCAAGAAAGACCCGCGAGGGGAGGCCGGTGACAATAAAAGTCCCTCTTAACCGGACGGCAAAGATAATCCTTGAACGGTATGCAGACCATGACAGGGATACTCTTTTTCCGGCTGTCTATTCACGCATGGGCTACAACCGTGTGATAAAGGATATACTCCGTCTGGCCGGAATCACTCGTAAAGTTGTGGTCATCGATCCTCTCACGCGTGAGGCTGTGTGCCGCAGACTCTATGAGGTGGCGAGTTCACACATGGCCCGACGTACTTTCATCGGCAACATATTTAAGAAATTCAAGGATCAGAATCTTGTCAGTGAGCTGAGCGGACATGCTCCCGGCAGTCATGCGTTTGCCCGCTATCGCGAAATTGATACGGAGCTGAAGCGCGAGATGGTTGCTGCAATCGACTGAGACGGAAGAAATCGACAGTGGATATAAGAAAAAAGACAGTCACACTGCCAATAGGCAAGTAACTGTCTGATTTTTAGTGACTCCTACAGGATTCAAACCTGTAACCTTCTGATCCGTAGTCAGATGCTCTATTCAGTTGAGCTAAGGAGCCGTAATTCATTTTTATTTTGACTCTGCAAAGGTAGAAATAATTATTCAATTGTGCAAAATTTTTTGACGATTTTTCTCAATTTATCTTTCATGCTTGCTTTTCACGGTTAATTCATGTAATTTTGATTTCCCAAAAACGCATAATTTCAGATTGCCAATTCCTATCAACAAACCAAATTCATTATATTATTAAGATTATGAGAAAGAGAGATTTTGTATCCATATTGCTATTACCGATACTCTTATTGCTGCCTTTCAGGTCAAACGCACAGTTTGTCGCTCATGGCAAAGCTGATAAATTTATTGAATCGGACGTGCATCTTCTTCTTGGTGGAAGTTATGTCACGAACAATTATATGGATTCATATAGTGAGATTACAGACCTCAACAGTTCGATGGGCTTAGCATGGGGGCTTGGTGTGAGCGTCAAGTTTAATCTTTCATCGTTTATCGGACTTGGAACCGAGCTTAACTATCTTAGAAATTCCGGCAAAATTAATATGGCTGTCACAGCCGACGGAAAGCCTAATGTCTCGAATGTATTTATCAAAAACAGCTACAGATCTTTAAATATCCCTGTCTATGTGAGCTTCGGTTTCAATGTGGCCAATAATGTCAGATGGAATGTCGATGGCGGTCTTTATTTTGATTTCGGCACGAGCGGTTCGCAAAAGACCACCATATATAATGCCACTGTAAATGACCTCGGCCAGCTTGTGACGGCCATCACAAATCTGAAAACAGATTACTATGACAATGACAAGGCATACCTGAATTCATATCGTAATTTCGATACGGGTCTCCATCTTGCCACAAGCATAAAATTCATGGACAAGATTTCGGTCGGGCTGAGAAGCCAGTTCGGTTTCCGCAATGTGGCTCAGAGCAACGGCATTGTGAAACCGACATCCCACAATATCCGGCTCTTTGCCACTATCGGTTACGTACTTTAAGATAAAAAACTCCCCGTCTGTCGCGGTTATTCCATAAGATCACGGAATATGTCGAAAGCCGCGAGAATTTGCGCTTCTGACGCTGTGCGGTCAATCAAAACCTGACCGGGCGATGACAGGAGCGTAAAATTTATGCTGTCGCAAGTGTCGTTTTTCTTGTCGTGACGCATATATTCAATCAGACTGGCATAGTCATCACAGGTGATTGAGGGCGTTCCGTAGCCCTGCTCCTTGAGATAGCGAGAATATCTGTAAAGTTCCTCCGACGGGAATGATTCAAGTGAATGGGATAGGATCATTTCGACAAGTATGCCGTAGGCCACGGCATGTCCGTGAGGAACCGGAGCGCCTTTGTGGATGGCAAGCGATTCGAAAGCGTGGCCTGTCGTGTGTCCGAGATTCAGTGCACGCCTGATTCCTTTTTCACGTGGGTCTTCTTCAACGATACGTTCCTTTACCTTGACGCTCTTTTCAAGGAGGGGGAGGAGGCGTTCGAGATTTGCGTCAAGGATATCGAATCCGAGCAGCTCGGTGTAGTCATTTTCGGATGACAGCAGACCATGTTTCAGCATTTCTGCATATCCCGATAGCATTTCCTCTGCCGGAAGAGTTGAGAAGAGGGAGGTTGATATGATTACTGCGTCGGCAGGGGCAAAAGCACCGACCTCATTTTTAAGACCTTCGAAATTGATGCCGGTCTTGCCTCCGACTGCCGCATCGACTGCCGCAAGGAGTGTTGTCGGGACGTTGATGAAACGTATGCCTCTCTTGTATGTTGCCGCTGCAAATCCGCCCATGTCTGTCACTACGCCACCGCCGATGTTTATGGCAAGTGATTTTCTTGTAGCACCTTGGCTGATGAGTCCAGCCCAGATTTTTGTAAGCGAATCAATATTCTTATTAGTGTCGCCCGGTTCGACGGCTATGACAGGATAGCTGAGTGCGAGTCTCGGAAGCACTTCGTGTTCGACATGCGTATCGGTGATTATATGCACGCTTGAGGGGCTGAGTTCGGTTACCAGACGGTCGATTGCTTCACTGACGGAGTTTGTGTAAAGTATTTTCTGCATGATGGTATGAGGGTTGAGTTTGTTGAGGATGCTGTTTTCTAGATAAATTTTATTCAGGCTGTCTCTGCAGTCGGCCGGTGTCTAAACTTCTTTTGTTACTGTCAGTATTGACAGCAGCAGAGAGGGGAGAAGTCGTGCTAATTCAGGCATAGAGCTGAAAACGATTGCTGCTCCGGCTTCTTCGAGTGCTTCGCGTGGAATAGGCCCTGTGGTTACTCCGATTGTAAAAGCTCCTGAGCGGTCACCGGCCTCGACCCCGAGCGGTGCGTTTTCGATGACTATGGCCTGCGATGGTCTTACATGTGCGAGCTGCATGGCCTTTATGAACGGTTCGGGATGGGGCTTGCCATGAGTGACATCGCGCGAGGTTATGATTTTGTCTTCATTGAAGATTCCCGGGAAATCAGCCGTGATGCGGTCTATGAGTGACCGCTGTCC is part of the Duncaniella dubosii genome and encodes:
- a CDS encoding tyrosine-type recombinase/integrase, encoding MNSRGNVEISLRFRHGKIDQQSCTNLWIKPIFVVRESFADDGGNESSDYVLKLPDDGVRPGDVADYRVTVDSLARLKAYIEDSFCMMRRRTVEAGWLAETIERFHADEIPRLEEERTEVLGLIDAYMEITSVMDASESRAEAYALMRRSLARYEAHRRIKFPRFRLMSGRMNESCLRDIEKFMRKEHLMVRKYPQISQGAGLEGRTRPKGPNTINDRMKLLKAVMTWGVKTRRIPSNPFDTFVSGQNVYGTPVYLTLDERRRVELHDFSYDPRLALQRDIFIFQCCVGCRVSDLMLLTTGNVVDGELNYVARKTREGRPVTIKVPLNRTAKIILERYADHDRDTLFPAVYSRMGYNRVIKDILRLAGITRKVVVIDPLTREAVCRRLYEVASSHMARRTFIGNIFKKFKDQNLVSELSGHAPGSHAFARYREIDTELKREMVAAID
- the aroB gene encoding 3-dehydroquinate synthase; the protein is MQKILYTNSVSEAIDRLVTELSPSSVHIITDTHVEHEVLPRLALSYPVIAVEPGDTNKNIDSLTKIWAGLISQGATRKSLAINIGGGVVTDMGGFAAATYKRGIRFINVPTTLLAAVDAAVGGKTGINFEGLKNEVGAFAPADAVIISTSLFSTLPAEEMLSGYAEMLKHGLLSSENDYTELLGFDILDANLERLLPLLEKSVKVKERIVEEDPREKGIRRALNLGHTTGHAFESLAIHKGAPVPHGHAVAYGILVEMILSHSLESFPSEELYRYSRYLKEQGYGTPSITCDDYASLIEYMRHDKKNDTCDSINFTLLSSPGQVLIDRTASEAQILAAFDIFRDLME
- a CDS encoding porin family protein; this encodes MRKRDFVSILLLPILLLLPFRSNAQFVAHGKADKFIESDVHLLLGGSYVTNNYMDSYSEITDLNSSMGLAWGLGVSVKFNLSSFIGLGTELNYLRNSGKINMAVTADGKPNVSNVFIKNSYRSLNIPVYVSFGFNVANNVRWNVDGGLYFDFGTSGSQKTTIYNATVNDLGQLVTAITNLKTDYYDNDKAYLNSYRNFDTGLHLATSIKFMDKISVGLRSQFGFRNVAQSNGIVKPTSHNIRLFATIGYVL